One Diabrotica virgifera virgifera chromosome 3, PGI_DIABVI_V3a genomic window carries:
- the LOC126881884 gene encoding peptidyl-tRNA hydrolase 2, mitochondrial-like, which translates to MGIIASNTLTIFTAGTFVGMGATYAFFILRCKNKPKQEVWKNGMEERYEFGDAKDEYRLILGVRNDLKMQKGKVAAQCGHAAVAAYAKTQKERPKILPLWLRYGGTKIAVRVDSEEELLALHKRAKELNVLTSIVRDAGQTQVAPGTRTVIAIGPAPKSDLDKISGHLKLY; encoded by the exons atgggaATTATAGCGAGCAATACCTTGACAATTTTCACTGCTGGTACCTTCGTGGGAATGGGAGCAACTTATGCCTTTTTTATTCTAAGATGTAAGAACAAGCCTAAGCAAGAAGTTTGGAAAAATGGAATGGAGGAACGTTATGAG TTTGGAGATGCAAAAGATGAATATCGGCTCATATTGGGCGTTAGAAATGACTTGAAAATGCAAAAAGGAAAAGTAGCAGCCCAGTGTGGACACGCAGCTGTAGCAGCATATGCAAAAACTCAAAAGGAGCGACCTAAAATATTACCACTCTGGCTAAGATACG gtGGCACAAAAATTGCTGTTCGTGTTGACAGTGAAGAAGAGTTACTTGCATTACATAAAAGAGCAAAGGAACTTAATGTGTTAACAAGTATTGTAAGAGATGCTGGACAAACTCAAGTTGCCCCTGGAACTAGAACTGTAATTGCCATAGGCCCAGCACCGAAAAGTGATTTGGACAAAATATCTGGACATTTAAAACTGTATTAA
- the LOC126881885 gene encoding uncharacterized protein LOC126881885: MDFESISFIPKLAFDYLSDVDRCYKERGSFGERDLENLHSFFGDTLVLATELVDKCKIIEYKLQDGIRNVFKIISYTDQYTLYDNINFCHCNYFRSQVLEARDAITCKHVLAVRLGKITGKTTEEIVTPSQLVDFLNEQINYIGYNNEY, translated from the exons atgGATTTTGAATCTATTAGTTTTATCCCAAAATTAGCTTTTGATTATTTATCTGATGTTGACAGGTGTTACAAAGAAAGAGGATCTT ttGGGGAAAGAGATCTGGAAAATTTACACTCATTTTTCGGAGATACATTAGTTCTAGCCACAGAATTAGTAGATAAGTGTAAAATAATAGAGTACAAGTTGCAAGATGGTATTAGAaacgtatttaaaataatctcttaTACTGATCAATATACTCTCTACGACAATATTAATTTTTGTCATTGTAATTATTTCCGATCACAAGTTTTGGAAGCAAGAGACGCCATAACATGTAAACATGTTTTGGCGGTTCGACTAGGAAAAATTACTGGAAAAACTACAGAAGAGATTGTTACACCATCTCAACTGGTAGATTTTTTAAACGAACAAATCAATTATATTGGCTATAATAatgaatattga